A region of Mycolicibacterium brumae DNA encodes the following proteins:
- a CDS encoding LCP family protein has protein sequence MTLLAVTVVAGTGIAWSKVRSFEDGIKHISTTALGGGKDDGAIDILLVGVDSRTDAHGNPLSAEELATLRAGDDVATNTDTIILIRIPNNGESATAISIPRDSYVQSPALGRKTKINGVFGEVKLETMKDLIEVQGVDPAEGEKRGTEAGRDALIGTVAKLTGVTVDHYAEIGLLGFSLITDALGGVDVCLKNDVYEPLSGADFTAGWHKLNGPQALSFVRQRHDLPRGDLDRVVRQQVVMASLAHSVTSGKTLTSPSTLNKLQEAVHRSVVLSDGWDIMEFIQQLQDLAGGNVVFATIPVLQENGWSDDGEQSVVTVDATEVKDWVAGLLHNQAEGKTEELSYSPENTTVEVFNDTDINGLASAVSRVLTAKGFSEGPIGNHEGERSETSKVVANRSEDLGAKEIARELGDLPVVADESLPDGRVQVVLANDYNGPGTTLSNSEGVPSSGEAAPIQEAPLAPSPVITAGSDDPKCVN, from the coding sequence ATGACGCTGTTGGCGGTGACCGTCGTCGCCGGCACGGGCATCGCCTGGAGCAAAGTCCGGTCGTTCGAGGACGGCATCAAGCACATCAGCACCACCGCGCTCGGCGGCGGCAAGGACGACGGCGCGATCGATATTCTGCTGGTCGGCGTGGACAGCCGCACCGACGCGCACGGCAACCCGCTCTCCGCAGAGGAACTGGCCACGTTGCGGGCCGGCGACGATGTCGCCACCAACACCGACACCATCATCTTGATCCGCATCCCGAACAACGGCGAGTCGGCGACGGCGATCTCCATCCCCCGCGACTCCTATGTGCAGTCCCCGGCGCTGGGCCGCAAGACCAAGATCAACGGCGTCTTCGGCGAGGTGAAGCTGGAGACCATGAAGGACCTGATCGAGGTCCAGGGCGTCGATCCGGCCGAGGGCGAGAAGCGCGGCACCGAGGCCGGCCGCGACGCGCTGATCGGCACCGTCGCCAAGCTCACCGGTGTGACCGTCGACCACTACGCCGAGATCGGCCTGCTGGGCTTCTCGTTGATCACCGACGCCCTCGGCGGGGTGGATGTGTGCCTGAAAAACGATGTGTACGAACCGCTTTCGGGCGCGGACTTCACCGCCGGCTGGCACAAGCTGAACGGTCCGCAGGCGCTGAGCTTCGTGCGCCAGCGGCACGACCTGCCCCGCGGAGACCTGGACCGGGTGGTCCGCCAGCAGGTGGTGATGGCGTCCCTGGCGCACAGCGTGACCTCAGGCAAGACGCTCACCAGCCCGTCGACGCTGAACAAGCTCCAGGAGGCGGTGCACCGCTCGGTGGTGCTCTCCGACGGCTGGGACATCATGGAGTTCATCCAGCAGTTGCAGGACCTGGCCGGCGGCAACGTGGTGTTCGCGACCATCCCGGTGCTGCAGGAGAACGGCTGGAGCGACGACGGCGAGCAATCGGTGGTCACGGTCGACGCGACCGAGGTCAAGGACTGGGTGGCCGGGCTGCTGCACAACCAGGCCGAGGGCAAGACCGAGGAGCTGTCCTACTCGCCGGAGAACACCACCGTCGAGGTGTTCAACGACACCGACATCAACGGTCTGGCGTCGGCGGTGTCGCGGGTGCTGACCGCCAAGGGCTTCTCCGAGGGTCCGATCGGCAACCACGAGGGCGAACGGTCCGAGACCTCCAAGGTGGTGGCCAACCGCAGCGAGGACCTGGGCGCGAAGGAGATCGCCAGGGAACTCGGCGACCTGCCGGTGGTCGCCGACGAGTCGCTGCCCGACGGCCGGGTGCAGGTGGTGCTGGCCAACGACTACAACGGCCCGGGAACCACGCTGAGCAATAGCGAGGGCGTCCCGTCCAGCGGCGAGGCGGCGCCCATCCAGGAGGCGCCGCTGGCCCCGTCGCCGGTCATCACCGCCGGAAGCGACGACCCCAAATGCGTGAACTAG
- a CDS encoding TIGR03089 family protein, whose protein sequence is MLAADPVGPRITYYDDASGERIELSAVTLANWAAKTANLLRDELGATPGDRVAVLLPAHWQTAAVLLGVWWIGCETVLAGDAELAVCTRDRLDEADGYVGGGEIAVASLDPFGRAVDDLPVGLTDFATAVRAHGDQIVPERSPGPALDGAAADEVYAAAQNAAATLGLTRGQRVLSTRSWDTGEQLVNHLLSVFAVGGSLVQVANADPEKLPRRIETERVSRVL, encoded by the coding sequence ATGCTGGCCGCCGACCCGGTGGGGCCGCGGATCACCTACTACGACGACGCGTCCGGCGAGCGCATCGAGCTGTCGGCGGTGACGCTGGCCAACTGGGCGGCCAAGACCGCCAACCTGCTGCGCGACGAGCTCGGCGCGACGCCCGGCGACCGGGTGGCGGTGTTGCTGCCCGCGCACTGGCAGACCGCGGCGGTGCTGCTGGGGGTGTGGTGGATCGGCTGCGAGACTGTTTTGGCCGGCGACGCCGAGTTGGCGGTGTGCACCCGTGACCGCCTCGATGAGGCCGACGGTTACGTGGGCGGTGGCGAGATCGCGGTGGCGTCGCTGGACCCGTTCGGCCGGGCCGTCGACGATCTGCCGGTGGGGCTGACCGATTTCGCCACCGCGGTGCGCGCGCATGGCGATCAGATCGTGCCCGAGCGCTCCCCCGGCCCGGCGCTGGACGGCGCAGCCGCCGACGAGGTCTACGCCGCCGCCCAAAACGCCGCGGCCACACTGGGATTGACGCGCGGGCAGCGGGTGCTGTCCACCCGCTCGTGGGACACCGGCGAGCAATTGGTCAATCACCTGCTGTCGGTGTTCGCCGTCGGGGGTTCGCTGGTGCAGGTCGCGAACGCCGACCCGGAGAAACTGCCGCGGCGCATCGAGACCGAGCGGGTGTCGCGGGTTCTGTAG
- a CDS encoding biotin--[acetyl-CoA-carboxylase] ligase: MSSPSLDPDQLTSSFWRRVDVVAETGSTNADLVARAGAGEDIDGAALLAESQTSGRGRHGRAWVSPPGAQIAMSVGVDVSRVPPDGWGWLALLTGVAVADAVQEVAGVPPGLKWPNDVLVSGGKLAGILAEVAGENTVVIGLGVNVSLTREQAPVDTATSLHMLGRDDVDRNRLAATILANLGHRIADWRTAGGAGPKLIDDYRALSVTLGSRVRALLPGDTEITGVATDLDTLGRLVIDDDGARHVIAAGDITHLRPQE, encoded by the coding sequence ATGAGTTCCCCGTCGCTCGACCCCGATCAACTGACGAGCAGCTTCTGGCGACGGGTGGACGTCGTCGCCGAAACCGGTTCCACCAACGCCGATCTGGTGGCGCGGGCGGGTGCCGGGGAAGACATCGACGGCGCGGCGCTGCTGGCCGAATCGCAGACCTCCGGCCGCGGCCGCCACGGCCGCGCCTGGGTGAGTCCCCCGGGCGCGCAGATCGCCATGTCGGTGGGCGTCGACGTCTCCCGGGTGCCGCCGGACGGCTGGGGTTGGCTGGCGCTGCTCACCGGGGTCGCGGTGGCCGACGCCGTCCAGGAGGTCGCCGGTGTGCCGCCCGGCCTGAAGTGGCCCAACGACGTGCTGGTCTCCGGCGGGAAGCTGGCCGGCATTCTAGCCGAGGTGGCCGGGGAGAACACGGTCGTCATCGGGCTCGGCGTCAACGTGTCGTTGACCAGAGAGCAGGCCCCGGTGGACACCGCCACTTCGCTGCACATGCTCGGGCGCGACGACGTCGACCGAAACCGACTGGCCGCGACGATTCTGGCGAACCTCGGCCACCGCATCGCCGACTGGCGCACCGCCGGCGGCGCGGGCCCGAAGCTGATCGACGACTACCGCGCGCTCAGCGTCACCCTCGGCTCCCGGGTGCGCGCCCTGCTCCCCGGGGACACCGAGATCACCGGCGTGGCAACCGATCTGGACACGTTGGGCCGCCTGGTCATCGATGACGACGGCGCCCGGCACGTCATCGCCGCCGGGGACATCACCCATCTTCGACCGCAGGAATGA
- a CDS encoding acyl-CoA dehydrogenase, whose amino-acid sequence MAAWGGDPSFDLFQLPQEHQELRAAIRALAEKEIAPYAADVDANARFPEEARVALVASGFNAVHVPEEYGGQGADSVAACIVIEEVARVDCSASLIPAVNKLGTMGLILRGSDELKHQVLPGIASGETMASYALSEREAGSDAAAMRTRAKADGDGWILNGSKCWITNGGVSDWYTVMAVTDPDKGANGISAFMVHKDDEGFSVTGYEHKLGIKGSPTAELAFENCKVPGDRMIGDPGTGFKTALATLDHTRPTIGAQAVGIAQGALDAAIAYTKDRKQFGTSISTFQGVQFMLADMAMKLEAARLMVYHAAARAERGESNLGFISAASKCFASDVAMEVTVDAVQLFGGAGYTVDFPVERMMRDAKITQIYEGTNQIQRVVMSRALLR is encoded by the coding sequence ATGGCCGCTTGGGGTGGAGACCCGTCGTTCGATTTGTTCCAGTTGCCGCAGGAGCATCAGGAGTTGCGGGCGGCGATCCGCGCGTTGGCGGAGAAGGAGATCGCCCCGTATGCCGCTGATGTGGACGCCAACGCGCGTTTCCCCGAGGAGGCCCGGGTGGCGTTGGTGGCCAGTGGTTTCAACGCGGTGCATGTGCCCGAAGAGTATGGCGGCCAGGGCGCGGACTCGGTGGCGGCGTGCATCGTCATCGAAGAGGTCGCCCGGGTGGATTGTTCGGCGTCGCTGATCCCCGCGGTCAACAAGCTGGGCACCATGGGCCTGATCCTGCGCGGCTCCGATGAGCTGAAGCACCAGGTGCTACCGGGGATCGCGTCGGGCGAGACGATGGCCTCCTACGCGCTTTCCGAGCGGGAGGCTGGGTCGGATGCGGCGGCGATGCGGACCCGCGCCAAGGCCGACGGCGACGGCTGGATCCTCAACGGCTCCAAGTGCTGGATCACCAATGGCGGTGTGTCGGACTGGTACACCGTGATGGCGGTGACCGACCCGGACAAGGGCGCCAACGGCATTTCGGCGTTCATGGTGCACAAGGACGACGAGGGCTTCTCGGTCACCGGCTACGAGCACAAGCTCGGCATCAAGGGGTCCCCGACCGCCGAGCTGGCGTTCGAGAACTGCAAGGTGCCCGGGGATCGGATGATCGGCGATCCGGGCACCGGGTTCAAGACGGCGTTGGCGACCTTGGACCACACCCGCCCGACCATCGGCGCCCAAGCCGTCGGGATCGCCCAGGGCGCGTTGGACGCGGCGATCGCCTACACCAAGGACCGCAAGCAGTTCGGGACCTCGATCAGCACCTTCCAGGGCGTGCAGTTCATGCTCGCCGACATGGCCATGAAGCTGGAGGCCGCGCGGTTGATGGTGTACCACGCCGCCGCCCGCGCCGAGCGTGGCGAATCCAATCTCGGGTTCATCTCCGCGGCGTCGAAGTGCTTCGCCTCCGATGTGGCGATGGAGGTCACCGTGGACGCCGTGCAGCTCTTCGGCGGCGCCGGCTACACCGTCGATTTCCCCGTCGAGCGCATGATGCGCGACGCCAAGATCACCCAGATCTACGAAGGCACCAACCAAATCCAACGCGTCGTCATGAGCCGCGCCCTGCTGCGCTAG
- the purE gene encoding 5-(carboxyamino)imidazole ribonucleotide mutase, with protein MNPRVGLIMGSDSDWSVMTDAADALADFEVPFEVGVVSAHRTPARMLDYAQRAADRGIEVIIAGAGGAAHLPGMVAAATPLPVIGVPVPLARLDGLDSLLSIVQMPGGVPVATVSIGGARNAGLLAVRILGAADRGLRAKMVEFQADLEATVLEKDEALRRRLLGAAE; from the coding sequence ATGAATCCGCGTGTTGGCCTGATCATGGGCAGCGACAGCGACTGGTCGGTGATGACCGACGCCGCGGACGCGCTGGCCGACTTCGAGGTGCCGTTCGAGGTGGGGGTGGTGTCCGCGCACCGCACCCCGGCCCGGATGCTCGACTACGCCCAGCGCGCGGCCGACCGCGGCATCGAGGTGATCATCGCCGGCGCGGGCGGCGCCGCGCACCTGCCGGGCATGGTCGCCGCGGCCACCCCGCTGCCGGTGATCGGCGTGCCGGTGCCGCTGGCCCGGCTCGACGGTCTGGACTCGCTGCTGTCCATCGTGCAGATGCCCGGCGGTGTGCCGGTCGCCACAGTCTCCATCGGCGGCGCGCGCAACGCCGGACTGCTGGCCGTGCGCATTCTGGGCGCCGCCGACCGGGGGCTTCGGGCCAAGATGGTCGAGTTCCAGGCGGACCTGGAGGCCACCGTGCTGGAGAAGGATGAGGCGCTGCGACGCCGACTGCTCGGCGCCGCCGAGTAG
- a CDS encoding 5-(carboxyamino)imidazole ribonucleotide synthase — MPVPNPSENMPRRPSAGVPVVAMVGGGQLARMTHQAAIALGQSLRVLAADPRDPAAQVSPDIVLGSHTDYDALCRVADGATVLTFDHEHVPTEHLDRLVAAGVDVAPPPQALVHAQDKLVMRRKLADLGAPIPRFAEVTSAEQAEAFAVECGGGAVIKTIRGGYDGRGVVLCDTAAQARDAAARHLADGTPILIEAKVDMRRELSALVARSAFGQGAAWPVVQTVQRMGICVETIAPAPDLPEERAAAAAQLGLRLAAELGVVGVLAVELFETRDGDILVNELAMRPHNSGHWTMDGAVTSQFEQHLRAVLDYPLGDTAARAPVTVMANVLGAPETPAMSVDERLHHLFARMPDAKAHLYGKGERAGRKLGHVNVVGRAGEDVATVRERANRAAHWLSHATWTDGWDGH, encoded by the coding sequence ATGCCGGTGCCCAACCCCAGTGAGAATATGCCGCGCCGGCCATCCGCGGGCGTCCCCGTCGTCGCGATGGTCGGCGGCGGCCAGCTCGCGCGGATGACCCATCAGGCCGCGATCGCGCTGGGCCAGTCCCTGCGGGTGCTCGCCGCCGACCCGCGCGATCCCGCCGCGCAGGTCAGCCCCGACATCGTGCTCGGCTCGCACACCGACTACGACGCGCTGTGCCGGGTGGCCGACGGCGCGACCGTGCTCACCTTCGACCACGAGCACGTGCCGACCGAGCACCTGGACCGGCTGGTCGCCGCCGGGGTCGACGTGGCCCCGCCGCCGCAGGCACTGGTGCACGCCCAGGACAAGCTGGTGATGCGGCGCAAACTCGCCGACCTGGGGGCCCCGATTCCGCGCTTCGCCGAGGTCACCTCCGCCGAGCAGGCCGAAGCCTTCGCCGTCGAATGCGGCGGCGGCGCGGTGATCAAGACCATCCGCGGCGGATACGACGGCCGCGGCGTGGTGCTGTGCGACACCGCCGCGCAGGCCCGCGACGCCGCCGCGCGCCACCTGGCCGACGGCACCCCGATTCTGATCGAGGCCAAGGTCGACATGCGTCGCGAGCTGTCGGCGCTGGTCGCCCGCTCGGCGTTCGGCCAGGGCGCCGCGTGGCCCGTCGTGCAGACCGTGCAGCGGATGGGCATCTGCGTGGAGACCATCGCCCCGGCCCCGGACCTGCCCGAGGAACGCGCCGCCGCCGCCGCGCAGCTGGGCCTGCGGCTGGCCGCCGAACTCGGGGTGGTCGGCGTGCTCGCCGTCGAACTCTTCGAAACCCGCGACGGAGACATCCTGGTCAACGAGCTGGCCATGCGGCCGCACAACTCCGGCCACTGGACCATGGACGGCGCGGTGACCAGCCAATTCGAACAGCATTTGCGCGCGGTGTTGGATTATCCGCTCGGCGACACCGCCGCCCGCGCGCCGGTGACGGTGATGGCCAACGTGCTCGGCGCGCCGGAGACCCCGGCGATGAGCGTCGATGAGCGGCTGCATCACCTGTTCGCCCGGATGCCGGACGCAAAGGCGCACCTGTACGGCAAGGGGGAGCGGGCCGGACGCAAACTCGGGCACGTCAACGTCGTCGGCCGGGCCGGCGAGGACGTGGCCACGGTGCGGGAACGCGCCAATCGGGCGGCACACTGGCTGTCGCACGCCACCTGGACCGACGGATGGGACGGACACTGA
- a CDS encoding GtrA family protein: MSFADNTIARLPAPIRPFAERHHELIKFAIVGGTTFIIDMAIFFSLKLTILEPKPVTAKIIAGIVAVIASYILNREWSFRDRGGRERHHEALLFFGVSGIGVVLSMAPLWFSSYVLGLRVPEVSLMVENIADFVSAYILGNLLQMAFRFWAFRRFVFPDEFARNPEKALESTLTGGGIAEALEDHYESRHLGDDVITDLGPNVTPLRRRRGQRQASRNSQTRKSS, encoded by the coding sequence GTGTCCTTTGCCGATAACACGATCGCCCGCCTGCCGGCGCCGATCCGTCCGTTCGCTGAGCGGCACCATGAGCTGATCAAGTTCGCCATCGTCGGTGGCACGACGTTCATTATCGACATGGCGATCTTCTTTTCGTTGAAGCTCACCATCCTCGAACCCAAGCCGGTGACCGCGAAGATCATCGCCGGCATCGTCGCGGTGATCGCGTCCTACATCCTGAACCGGGAGTGGAGCTTCCGCGACCGCGGTGGCCGCGAACGTCACCACGAGGCGCTGCTGTTCTTCGGGGTCAGCGGCATCGGCGTGGTGCTCTCGATGGCCCCGCTGTGGTTCTCCAGCTACGTCCTCGGGCTGCGCGTTCCCGAGGTGTCGCTGATGGTGGAGAACATCGCCGACTTCGTTTCCGCCTACATCCTGGGCAACCTGCTGCAGATGGCGTTCCGGTTCTGGGCCTTCCGCCGGTTCGTGTTCCCCGACGAGTTCGCCCGCAACCCGGAGAAGGCGCTGGAGTCCACGCTGACCGGTGGCGGCATCGCCGAGGCGCTGGAGGATCACTACGAGTCGCGGCATCTGGGCGACGACGTGATCACCGACCTCGGCCCCAATGTCACCCCGTTGCGCCGCCGCCGCGGCCAGCGCCAGGCGTCACGCAACTCCCAGACCCGCAAGTCGTCCTAG
- a CDS encoding PH domain-containing protein: MGYPENVLAGDEQVVLHRHPHWKRLVGSVLVLLLATFVAALAAAWVDTLSWADNAKLVVSLVIGVLWLLLVGRFTLWPFLTWLTTHFVVTDRRVMFRHGLLTRSGIDIPLARINSVEFSHGVIDRMLRTGTLTIESASQDPLEFYDIPQVERVHSLLYHEVFDTLGTEESGR, encoded by the coding sequence ATGGGCTACCCCGAAAATGTCCTCGCCGGCGACGAGCAGGTGGTCCTGCATCGCCACCCGCACTGGAAACGGCTGGTCGGCTCGGTGTTGGTGCTGCTGCTCGCAACCTTCGTCGCGGCGCTGGCCGCGGCCTGGGTGGACACCCTGAGCTGGGCGGACAACGCCAAGCTGGTGGTGTCGCTGGTGATCGGCGTGTTGTGGCTGCTGCTGGTCGGCCGGTTCACCTTGTGGCCGTTCCTGACCTGGTTGACCACCCACTTCGTCGTCACCGACCGGCGGGTGATGTTCCGGCACGGACTGCTGACCCGCAGCGGCATCGACATCCCGCTGGCCCGGATCAACAGCGTGGAATTCAGCCACGGCGTCATCGACCGGATGCTGCGGACCGGCACCCTGACCATTGAGTCGGCCAGTCAGGACCCGCTGGAGTTCTACGACATCCCGCAGGTGGAACGCGTGCACTCACTGCTGTACCACGAGGTCTTCGACACCCTGGGGACAGAGGAATCCGGCCGCTAG
- a CDS encoding acyl-CoA carboxylase subunit beta: MTSVSEHTAEPAAEHEIDIHTTAGKLADLRKRAEEALHPVGEQVIEKVHARGKLTARERVLALLDEGSFVELDALAKHRSNNFGMEKKRPLGDGVITGYGTIEGREVCVFSQDATVFGGSLGEVYGEKIVKVQDLALKTGRPLIGINDGAGARIQEGVVSLGLYSRIFRNNIKASGVIPQISLILGAAAGGHVYSPALTDFVVMVDQTSQMFITGPDVIKTVTGEDVTMEDLGGAQTHMSKSGTVHYVGASEQDALDWVRDLLSYLPPNNYAEPPRYPAQPHPGAIEDNLTAEDLELDTLIPDSPNQPYDMHEVINRILDDGEFLEVQAGYAQNIICGFGRVDGRAVGVVANQPTQFAGCLDINASEKAARFVRTCDAFNIAIVMLVDVPGFLPGTDQEYNGIIRRGAKLLYAYGEATVAKVTVITRKAYGGAYCVMGSKDMGCDVNVAWPTAQIAVMGASGAVGFVYRNELKEAAANGDDVDALRLKLQEEYEDTLVNPYVAAERGYIDAVIPPSQTRGYIATALRLLERKIVQVPPKKHGNIPL, translated from the coding sequence ATGACCAGCGTTTCCGAGCACACCGCCGAACCGGCCGCCGAGCACGAGATCGACATCCACACCACCGCGGGCAAGCTCGCCGACTTGCGCAAACGCGCCGAGGAAGCGCTGCACCCGGTCGGCGAACAGGTGATCGAGAAGGTCCACGCGCGCGGCAAGCTGACCGCCCGCGAGCGGGTGCTGGCACTGCTGGACGAGGGGTCGTTCGTCGAACTCGACGCGCTGGCCAAGCACCGCAGCAATAACTTCGGCATGGAGAAGAAGCGTCCGCTCGGCGACGGCGTGATCACCGGCTACGGCACCATCGAGGGCCGCGAGGTCTGCGTGTTCAGCCAGGACGCCACCGTCTTCGGCGGCAGCCTCGGCGAGGTCTACGGCGAGAAGATCGTCAAGGTCCAGGATCTGGCGCTCAAGACCGGCCGCCCGCTGATCGGCATCAACGACGGCGCCGGCGCCCGGATCCAGGAGGGCGTGGTCTCCCTCGGCCTGTACAGCCGGATCTTCCGCAACAACATCAAGGCCTCCGGCGTCATCCCGCAGATCTCGCTGATCCTGGGCGCCGCGGCCGGCGGCCACGTGTACTCCCCCGCGCTGACCGACTTCGTGGTGATGGTCGACCAGACCAGCCAGATGTTCATCACCGGCCCCGACGTGATCAAGACCGTCACCGGCGAAGACGTCACCATGGAGGACCTCGGCGGCGCGCAGACCCACATGTCCAAGTCCGGCACCGTGCACTACGTCGGCGCCAGCGAACAGGACGCGCTGGATTGGGTCCGCGACCTGCTGAGCTACCTGCCGCCGAACAACTACGCCGAGCCGCCGCGCTACCCGGCGCAGCCGCACCCGGGCGCGATCGAGGACAACCTCACGGCCGAGGATCTGGAACTGGACACGCTGATCCCGGATTCGCCGAACCAGCCGTACGACATGCACGAGGTGATCAACCGGATCCTCGACGACGGCGAGTTCCTGGAGGTACAGGCCGGCTACGCGCAGAACATCATCTGCGGCTTCGGCCGGGTCGACGGCCGCGCCGTCGGCGTCGTCGCCAACCAGCCCACCCAGTTCGCCGGCTGCCTGGACATCAACGCCTCGGAGAAGGCCGCCCGCTTCGTGCGGACCTGCGACGCGTTCAACATCGCGATCGTGATGCTGGTGGACGTGCCGGGCTTCCTGCCGGGCACCGACCAGGAGTACAACGGCATCATCCGCCGCGGCGCCAAGCTGCTGTACGCCTACGGCGAGGCGACCGTCGCCAAGGTCACCGTCATCACCCGCAAGGCCTACGGCGGCGCGTACTGCGTGATGGGCTCCAAGGACATGGGTTGTGACGTCAACGTCGCGTGGCCGACCGCGCAGATCGCCGTGATGGGCGCCTCCGGCGCGGTGGGCTTCGTCTACCGCAACGAGCTCAAGGAAGCCGCCGCCAACGGCGACGACGTCGACGCGCTGCGGCTGAAGCTGCAGGAGGAGTACGAGGACACCCTGGTGAACCCGTACGTGGCGGCCGAACGCGGCTACATCGACGCGGTCATCCCGCCGTCGCAGACCCGCGGCTACATCGCGACCGCGCTGCGGCTGCTGGAGCGCAAGATCGTTCAGGTTCCGCCGAAGAAGCACGGCAACATCCCGCTGTAA
- a CDS encoding acyl-CoA carboxylase subunit epsilon encodes MNHDEDITEISDHRDLTIDDPEPKMPDARILRGNPSDEDLAALATVLAGIAKQGGNPGPQEFNPWGSPVDKLRYPVTSWQLVTLLERTHMRR; translated from the coding sequence ATGAACCACGACGAAGACATCACCGAGATCAGCGACCACCGGGATCTCACCATCGACGATCCCGAACCCAAGATGCCGGATGCCCGGATCCTGCGCGGCAACCCCAGCGACGAGGATCTGGCCGCGCTGGCCACCGTGCTGGCCGGGATCGCCAAGCAGGGCGGCAACCCCGGGCCGCAGGAGTTCAACCCGTGGGGCTCGCCGGTGGACAAGCTGCGCTACCCGGTGACCAGCTGGCAGTTGGTCACCCTGCTGGAGCGCACCCATATGCGTCGATGA